The following coding sequences are from one Daphnia pulex isolate KAP4 chromosome 11, ASM2113471v1 window:
- the LOC124207294 gene encoding CAP-Gly domain-containing linker protein 1-like isoform X7, with the protein MSASAPVKPSGIKPPTSRLARPSVTSKPASNGSSGENMSKISNESDGPKKKLDANLILTTDTDSFIIGQHIYVNGIKPGKIQFIGETKFAPGEWAGIVLDDLSGKNDGSVGGVRYFQCQPKKGVFSRLGRLTRQPLDAIQLAALQSQQSQPPASENGDDSSSTTTTTTNTNGANGTASTSPVAATPNSVVSVQSIGDLRLGDRVIVTSSQGSKAGVLRYLGTAEFAVGQWAGVELDDPTGKNDGAVAGTRYFECQQHYGLFAPIHKVSRSPANHMRRTSGAMNASMSSSLSQPRAGGSSRTGTRRDSESASVTSVATSRASTAISRKTSRPSVTGSAHNHQDLLRERDQHIEQLMKEREMERSEVTRAAAQADEAEHQLSLLQRRYNLEKEEFAKKMEELERLLLAAESVRSSQGAQIDDLQFRLEEETILRSEIEAQQKGMDDKEKEWARQVEQLESEAQRCFEAEELAARYKDELDALQAKGQQQPQSATPENDQSDDRIRQLEASVRVKENELLQLKDSMQELSKSLESEQLKNRNAEERFQALETELQVTKTSLNEIQNVGETELGEWKNKLEILERQNAESRQQLEKLNEEKTRFETQFNEAQALLNRSQDAEVTESRDLKAKLEEMTRRHAESQEQMSKLNEEKERLQLQLADSLASSNQTKHDGDAELNKLKVKLDELERQEAKNEEQLFNLDEEKVRLELQLADTQASAAQVEEAKRVEAETKNQEIEQLKNLIEALEHQKEDSKVQLANVEEEKIRLDAELQRVHALLEESKEVAKADADTNKFEFEELKAQYDALEVQQTEIQIQLANIQEDKMKSEEEKVKLDAELQSVRVLLVESTGAAKSEVEETRNEFVELKVKYSGLERQLAEVNVHLENVQKEKTNSEEEKTKLVAELKAAQDSLSVSKEAAKSESDKKNSEYEELKDKYETLELQQMEVKIQLANLEEEKVKADEEKSRLEAELKTTRVSLAESVEAAKTEAEKKKLEFEELKREFEVLGLQQSEIKVQMTKLQEEKTKSELAMQKKCEDEAEQWRMKCNDFEQQKAANGQRLTQLDEEKSRLESELLRLSSTSSNASQDLTRLHGELMAARQTLGESQSQSSKLELEKSGLEQLNATLHSDLQKRDEKIVELSSLKADLERQIQEISQTLKDDQKKFEKENEAAKTEAEKKKLEFEKLKSQFEVLELQNSEIKVQLSKLQEEKTKSELALQMKSEEEAEQWKKKCNDFEQQKAANEQRLTQLDEEKSRLESELLQLSSTSSNASQDLTRLHGELMTARQTLSESQSQTSKLELEKTGLEQLNATLYSDLKTRDEKIVELSSVKADLERQIQEISQSLKDAQTQFEKDKAEWNRSSEDLRGEVKNQAEKIASLTASQVDLQAQLQNVNETLDEMKIQSQKEKDELEQSNGTLSADLANKEKQIADLLSTTAITTDKYESELQLTKQKCDRMKEQLENLESHQQESEGGMAQLKKSFAELEQEKSNWLIEKLQLEESLKQLENQLSSLSIEKEESSHKIRERDEMLAKLTEEVTLLQDKFTAHIAELEQKLQENQATAETEKELQAALAEARARAEEIQVALEDSQKNEKELLEVREQLALANKLHEEFSQKSQKEQTELKQQIDELSAVKESMRDRELKLQEELSLLKRQLEEQSSRLQGQLDVTKQEAESTRQLLQDLEMAQNRIKELQSSLEETDQRLAELQEVELRVKSLEEKLELKTIELKEEMDDRDKAEDRVLRLTESLAGKEKELEALRLETTSLKKSTTEVSHLLTAFSTVDREKKQLEAKVVELQVAAAAASRGAGADAADTDVRIKKFKDDYQQKEQEIKFLNSVIVDMQRKVEDLNVKLEISQATLLGQNALAPENRNGVKIEAKPPRLFCDICDLFDLHDTEDCPTQASEDFDNSPPFSNQRSMPSFNQDSPSYKQHSHHGGSRGAMRPYCDICEVFGHATSECTEDATF; encoded by the exons ATGCCAACTTGATTTTGACGACTGACACAGACAGTTTCATCATCGGTCAACACATTTACGTCAACGGCATCAAACCGGGAAAGATTCAATTCATTGGCGAGACAAAGTTCGCTCCTGGCGAGTGGGCAGGCATCGTGCTGGATGATCTTTCGGGCAAGAATGATGGCTCTGTTGGCGGCGTTCGTTATTTCCAGTGTCAGCCAAAGAAGGGCGTCTTTTCTCGCTTGGGAAGACTTACACGACAACCACTCGACGCCATCCAGCTGGCCGCTCTTCAATCTCAACAGTCACAGCCACCTGCGAGCGAAAATGGAGATGACTCttcttccaccaccaccaccaccacaaatACTAATGGAGCCAACGGCACTGCTTCTACTTCACCGG TGGCGGCCACACCGAATTCCGTTGTGAGTGTCCAATCGATTGGCGATCTCCGGCTGGGCGATCGAGTCATTGTGACGAGCAGCCAGGGCTCCAAGGCCGGTGTATTGCGCTACCTGGGCACGGCCGAATTTGCAGTTGGCCAATGGGCAGGTGTGGAACTGGACGATCCTACTGGCAAGAACGACGGCGCCGTGGCAGGCACTCGATACTTTGAATGCCAACAGCACTATGGTCTATTCGCTCCTATTCACAAAGTTTCCCGCTCACCGGCCAATCACATGCGACGCACATCCGGAGCCATGAACGCTTCCATGTCGTCTTCGCTGAGCCAACCGAGAGCCGGTGGATCGTCACGAACGGGTACGAGGAGAGACTCTGAATCGGCCAGTGTCACTTCTGTTGCAACATCACGCGCCAGTACGGCCATCAGCCGG AAAACAAGCCGCCCTTCGGTTACAGGATCAGCGCATAATCACCAG GATTTGCtgcgagagagagaccaaCACATTGAGCAGCTGATGAAAGAGCGAGAAATGGAGCGCAGTGAAGTGACCCGTGCGGCCGCCCAGGCCGATGAGGCCGAACACCAGCTATCCCTGCTTCAGCGTCGCTACAActtggagaaagaagaattcgCTAAAAAAATGGAGGAACTGGAACGACTTTTGTTGGCAGCCGAATCGGTCCGCTCGTCCCAAGGAGCCCAAATTGACGATTTGCAATTCCGGTTGGAGGAGGAAACTATTCTCCGTTCTGAAATTGAG GCTCAGCAAAAGGGAATGGAcgataaagagaaagaatgggCTCGCCAGGTTGAACAGCTCGAAAGTGAAGCGCAACGTTGTTTCGAAGCGGAAGAATTGGCCGCACGCTACAAAGATGAATTGGATGCGTTACAAGCCAAAGGTCAACAGCAACCGCAGTCAGCCACCCCCGAAAACGATCAGTCAGACGATCGCATCCGGCAACTCGAGGCTTCTGTTCGGGTCAAAGAAAACGAACTTTTGCAACTAAag GATTCCATGCAAGAGCTGTCAAAATCGCTAGAATCTGAGCAGCTGAAAAATCGCAACGCCGAAGAACGATTCCAGGCACTGGAAACTGAGCTGCAAGTCACCAAAACTTCGCTGAATGAGATTCAAAATGTCGGCGAAACGGAGCTGGGAGAGTGGAAGAACAAACTGGAAATCCTTGAACGTCAAAACGCCGAAAGTCGACAACAGCTTGAAAAGCTGAACGAAGAGAAAACTCGATTCGAAACGCAATTCAACGAAGCCCAAGCCTTACTAAACCGTTCCCAGGATGCCGAGGTGACCGAGTCGCGTGACTTGAAAGCCAAGCTGGAAGAAATGACACGTCGACATGCCGAAAGTCAAGAACAGATGTCGAAATTGAACGAGGAAAAGGAACGGCTTCAGTTACAGTTGGCAGACTCTTTAGCTTCATCAAATCAAACGAAGCATGACGGAGATGCGGAACTGAATAAATTGAAGGTGAAGTTGGACGAGCTCGAGCGCCAGGAGGCCAAAAATGAGGAGCAGCTTTTCAACCTGGACGAGGAAAAGGTGCGACTCGAATTGCAATTAGCGGATACACAAGCGTCTGCCGCCCAGGTGGAAGAAGCTAAAAGAGTTGAAGCTGAAACGAAAAACCAGGAAATAGAACAACTCAAGAATTTAATCGAAGCTTTAGAACATCAGAAAGAGGATAGTAAAGTGCAATTAGCAAATgtggaagaggaaaaaatccGACTCGATGCAGAATTGCAAAGGGTTCACGCGTTGTTGGAAGAATCGAAAGAAGTTGCCAAAGCCGACGCCGACACGAAtaagtttgaatttgaagaaCTAAAGGCGCAGTACGACGCTTTGGAGGTCCAGCAAacggaaattcaaattcaattggcgAACATTCAAGAAGACAAGATGAAAtctgaagaagagaaagttaAATTGGATGCAGAGTTGCAGTCTGTCAGAGTTTTGTTGGTCGAATCAACCGGGGCTGCGAAATCTGAAGttgaagaaacaagaaacgaaTTTGTAGAATTGAAAGTGAAATACAGTGGACTGGAACGCCAACTTGCGGAAGTCAATGTTCACCtggaaaatgtacaaaaagagaaaaccaattccgaagaagagaaaacgaaactCGTTGCTGAATTGAAAGCTGCCCAAGATTCACTGTCCGTCTCTAAAGAAGCCGCTAAATCCGAAtcagataagaaaaatagtGAATATGAAGAGCTTAAAGACAAATACGAAACTTTGGAGCTGCAACAAATGGAAGTAAAAATTCAGTTGGCTaatcttgaagaagaaaaggtcaaGGCTGATGAAGAGAAATCTAGATTAGAGGCAGAATTGAAAACCACCCGTGTTTCATTGGCCGAGTCTGTAGAGGCAGCTAAAACGgaagcagaaaagaaaaagttggaattTGAAGAATTGAAGCGGGAATTTGAAGTTTTAGGACTTCAACAGTCTGAAATCAAAGTTCAGATGACAAAGcttcaagaagagaaaaccaaatCCGAGTTGGCGATGCAGAAGAAATGCGAAGACGAAGCTGAACAGTGGAGAATGAAATGCAACGATTTCGAACAACAGAAAGCGGCCAACGGCCAGCGACTCACTCAACTCGACGAAGAAAAATCGCGACTCGAATCTGAATTGTTGCGACTCTCCAGCACTTCCAGCAATGCTTCACAAGACCTCACTCGTCTTCACGGTGAACTGATGGCTGCCCGACAAACCCTGGGTGAATCTCAATCACAATCATCTAAACTGGAACTAGAAAAATCTGGGCTGGAGCAACTTAATGCCACACTTCATTCTGATCTCCAAAAACGCGATGAGAAGATTGTTGAACTTTCTTCTCTCAAAGCGGATCTTGAACGCCAAATCCAAGAGATCAGTCAAACGCTAAAGGATGAtcagaaaaagtttgaaaaagaaaatgaagcagCTAAAACGGaagcagaaaagaagaaattggaatttgaaaaactgaaaagtcAATTCGAAGTTTTGGAACTTCAAAATTCTGAAATCAAAGTTCAGTTGTCAAAGttacaagaagagaaaacaaaatccgaGTTGGCATTGCAGATgaaaagcgaagaagaagctgaacagtggaaaaagaaatgcaacgATTTCGAACAACAGAAAGCGGCCAACGAGCAGAGACTCACCCAACTCGACGAAGAAAAATCACGACTCGAATCTGAATTGTTACAACTCTCCAGCACATCCAGTAATGCTTCACAAGACCTTACTCGTCTTCACGGTGAACTGATGACTGCCCGACAGACGTTGAGTGAATCCCAATCTCAAACATCTAAACTGGAACTAGAAAAAACTGGGCTGGAACAACTTAATGCAACACTTTATTCCGATCTCAAAACCCGCGATGAGAAGATTGTTGAACTTTCCTCCGTCAAAGCGGATCTTGAACGCCAAATACAAGAGATCAGTCAATCACTGAAGGATGCTCAGACACAGTTTGAAAAGGACAAGGCAGAATGGAACAGGTCGAGTGAGGATCTTCGTGGAGAAGTGAAAAATCAAGCTGAGAAAATCGCTAGTCTCACTGCATCCCAGGTGGATTTACAAGCCCAACTTCAAAATGTCAACGAAACTttggatgaaatgaaaattcagtcgcagaaagaaaaggacgaGTTGGAACAGTCCAATGGAACACTCAGTGCCGATCTGGCCaacaaagagaaacaaatcgCTGATCTCCTTTCAACCACCGCAATCACCACCGATAAATATGAGAGCGAATTGCAGTTGACTAAGCAAAAGTGTGATCGAATGAAGGAGCAACTTGAAAACCTTGAATCCCATCAGCAAGAATCGGAAGGTGGAATGGCTCAACTAAAGAAATCCTTCGCAGAAttagaacaagaaaaatctaatTGGCTTATCGAGAAACTTCAACTAGAAGAATCCCTTAAACAGCTGGAGAATCAACTCTCCAGTCTGTCGatcgagaaagaagaatccaGTCACAAGATCCGGGAGCGTGATGAAATGTTGGCGAAGCTGACGGAAGAAGTGACGCTCTTGCAAGACAAATTTACAGCCCACATTGCCGAGCTGGAACAGAAGCTTCAGGAGAACCAGGCGACAGCAGAGACAGAAAAAGAGCTTCAAGCTGCGTTAGCTGAAGCTAGAGCCCGTGCGGAAGAAATCCAAGTCGCTTTAGAAGATAGCCAGAAGAACGAGAAAGAGCTGCTGGAAGTACGTGAGCAGTTGGCTTTAGCCAATAAATTGCACGAAGAATTCAGCCAGAAGAGTCAGAAGGAGCAGACGGAGTTGAAGCAGCAGATAGATGAACTGTCGGCCGTGAAAGAGTCCATGCGGGATCGGGAACTGAAACTGCAAGAAGAATTATCTTTGCTGAAACGCCAACTGGAGGAACAAAGCAGTCGCCTCCAAGGTCAGCTCGATGTGACCAAGCAGGAAGCTGAGTCTACTCGCCAACTATTGCAAGATTT GGAAATGGCACAAAACCGGATCAAAGAATTACAGTCCAGTCTGGAGGAAACTGACCAAAGATTAGCGGAATTGCAGGAAGTTGAGCTTCGAGTTAAAAGTTTAGAGGAGAAACTTGAGTTGAAAACtattgaattgaaagaagagATGGATGATCGAGACAAAGCTGAAGATAGAGTATTGAGATTGACGGAAAGCTtggctggaaaagaaaaagaactggaaGCTTTACGACTGGAG acGACAAGCTTGAAAAAATCTACAACAGAAGTTTCCCACTTGTTGACGGCCTTTTCTACAGTCGACCGTGAAAAGAAACAGTTGGAAGCCAAAGTGGTAGAGTTACAAGtagccgctgccgccgcttcTCGAGGTGCCGGAGCTGATGCGGCAGACACTGATGTTCGAATCAAGAAATTCAAGGACGACTAccaacaaaaagaacaagaaattaAGTTTCTCAATTCCGTTATCGTCGACATGCAAAGAAAAGTTGAGGATCTCAATGTCAAATTGGAAATCAGCCAGGCGACGTTGCTCGGCCAAAATGCTCTTGCACCTGAAAATCG GAATGGAGTCAAGATCGAAGCCAAACCGCCTAGACTATTCTGCGACATTTGCGATTTGTTCGATTTGCATGACACTGAAGATTGTCCCACACAAGCCTCCGAAGACTTTGATAACTCTCCGCCTTTTTCGAATCAACGCTCGATGCCTTCCTTTAACCAAGATTCGCCCAGCTATAAACAACATTCACACCACGGAGGGTCGAGAGGTGCCATGCGACCTTATTGTGATATTTGTGAAG tatTTGGCCATGCAACTTCGGAATGCACAGAAGATGCAACCTTCTAA